The Equus quagga isolate Etosha38 chromosome 10, UCLA_HA_Equagga_1.0, whole genome shotgun sequence genome includes a region encoding these proteins:
- the RAB9B gene encoding ras-related protein Rab-9B yields MSGKSLLLKVILLGDGGVGKSSLMNRYVTNKFDSQAFHTIGVEFLNRDLEVDGRFVTLQIWDTAGQERFKSLRTPFYRGADCCLLTFSVDDRQSFENLGNWQKEFIYYADVKDPEHFPFVVLGNKVDKEDRQVTTEEAQAWCMENGDYPYLETSAKDDTNVTVAFEEAVRQVLAVEEQLEHCMLGHTIDLNSGSKAGSSCC; encoded by the coding sequence ATGAGTGGGAAATCCCTGCTCTTAAAGGTCATTCTCTTGGGTGATGGTGGAGTTGGGAAAAGCTCACTCATGAACCGTTATGTAACCAATAAATTTGACTCCCAGGCTTTTCACACCATAGGGGTAGAGTTCTTAAATCGAGATCTGGAGGTAGATGGACGTTTTGTAACTCTCCAGATCTGGGACACTGCAGGGCAGGAACGTTTCAAGAGCCTTAGGACACCCTTCTACAGGGGAGCAGACTGCTGCCTCTTGACCTTCAGTGTGGACGACCGGCAGAGCTTTGAGAACCTTGGTAACTGGCAGAAAGAATTCATCTACTATGCAGATGTGAAAGACCCTGAGCACTTTCCCTTTGTAGTTCTGGGTAACAAGGTAGACAAAGAGGATAGGCAAGTAACTACTGAGGAGGCGCAAGCCTGGTGCATGGAGAATGGGGATTACCCTTATCTAGAAACAAGTGCCAAAGATGATACTAATGTTACAGTGGCCTTTGAAGAAGCCGTCAGGCAGGTGTTGGCTGTAGAGGAACAGCTAGAGCATTGCATGTTAGGTCACACTATTGACTTGAACAGTGGCTCCAAAGCAGGATCTTCATGCTGTTAA